The Rhopalosiphum maidis isolate BTI-1 chromosome 1, ASM367621v3, whole genome shotgun sequence genome has a segment encoding these proteins:
- the LOC113557716 gene encoding uncharacterized protein LOC113557716, whose translation MNGVIEYDQKLTSLPRVLLIHQFSPKENYWNIIFIFTSIYYIIITAMFLNSIPPKTVNITTIAIYFIRLEFFVEVSVMFSSYFFLQQLEYRFEMLNHSWKYLLPGFLSTPGELTHSITEMTLDKLRLLHAELLNLLRIFSEGYGQILLGYFLFTYIDILLHLYYLIIVSVKIEIYNFDIIIINCIIFFSQLKNIILILSIIIAASRVHDKKRKMISNLRLIRISKLSANLKIQVKLFMNQITVLESSEITAFGIFNINLKLVISILILIITGLVTIIELKGHPLMLQLKNDISKFLQKIRLGLSALNR comes from the exons ATGAATGGTGTAATCGAGTACGATCAAAAACTAACATCACTTCCAAGGGTTTTGTTGATTCATCAATTTTCACCGAAGGAAAACTATTGgaacataattttcattttcacgtccatatattatattataataactgcaATGTTTCTAAACTCAATTCCACCGAAGACCGTGAACATTACTACtattgctatttattttattcggttAGAGTTCTTCGTGGAAGTTTCAGTAATGTTTTCTTCGTATTTTTTCCTACAACAATTGGAGTATAGATTCGAAATGTTAAATCATTCATGGAAATATCTTCTACCCGGGTTTCTATCTACTCCTGGTGAATTGACACATTCCATAACAGAAATGACGCTGGATAAACTTCGGTTGTTACACGCTGAACTATTGAACTTGCTAAGAATATTCAGTGAGGGTTACGGACAAATACTATTAGGATACTTTTTATTCACGTATATTGATATACTActtcatttgtattatttaattattgtttctgtaaaaatagaaatatataattttgatattatcatcataaattgtataatatttttttcccaaCTAAAGAAtatcatattgattttatcCATCATAATTGCTGCATCACGTGTCCATGACAAG aaaCGGAAGATGATATCAAATTTACGATTGATCAGGATTTCTAAGTTATCGGCCAACCttaaaatacaa gttaaattgtttatgaatCAAATAACAGTTCTTGAATCAAGTGAAATCACAGCTTTtggaattttcaatataaatttaaaactcgtTATATCA atacttatattaattataaccgGTTTAGTTACAATTATAGAACTGAAAGGACATCCATTAATGTTGCAATTAAAGAATGACATATCtaagtttttacaaaaaataa GATTAGGACTGTCTGCTTTAAACAGGTGA